The following proteins are co-located in the Hydrogenophaga sp. RAC07 genome:
- a CDS encoding GNAT family N-acetyltransferase — protein MGTLETRPVGAADRAALANFERANRQAFEAFNEPRHSAHYTQAGIARAFDRLREEQPGGAVLTRVVVASGEAGWLAKGSLTVHGAGSETHALLDYQTDRLHWRRGVATRLVKELIREAGQLGAPKLVAQVAIDNLVSLHLLRRAGFRAAGWAEPARLRRGTVDCLELSRLLRTVDGSDLARAHVQLPA, from the coding sequence ATGGGCACGCTCGAAACCCGACCCGTGGGCGCGGCCGACCGCGCGGCGCTGGCCAACTTTGAACGTGCCAACCGCCAGGCTTTTGAAGCGTTCAACGAACCCAGACACAGCGCCCACTACACCCAGGCGGGCATCGCGCGGGCGTTCGACAGACTCAGGGAAGAACAGCCGGGAGGCGCGGTGCTCACCCGGGTGGTGGTCGCCAGCGGCGAGGCAGGCTGGCTTGCCAAGGGCAGCCTGACGGTGCACGGCGCTGGCAGCGAGACGCACGCACTGCTGGACTACCAGACCGACCGGCTGCACTGGAGGCGCGGCGTGGCGACCCGGCTGGTGAAAGAGCTGATCCGGGAGGCGGGACAGTTGGGTGCACCCAAACTGGTCGCCCAGGTGGCCATCGACAACCTGGTGTCCCTGCACCTGCTGCGGCGCGCAGGCTTCCGGGCCGCGGGTTGGGCCGAGCCGGCCCGCCTGCGCCGGGGAACGGTGGACTGCCTGGAGCTAAGCCGGCTCTTGCGGACCGTCGACGGGTCGGACCTGGCGCGCGCCCACGTGCAGCTGCCCGCGTGA
- a CDS encoding response regulator transcription factor, giving the protein MTLSNVFHASDTPLTARESEILDFIARGFTSKQIARELNISPYTVNTHRDNLRRKLGAHNGAQLASCRATLHAGDAPQAAMGSKF; this is encoded by the coding sequence ATGACTCTCTCCAATGTGTTCCACGCTTCCGACACCCCATTGACCGCGCGCGAGAGCGAAATCCTCGACTTCATCGCGCGCGGATTCACCTCCAAACAGATCGCCCGTGAACTCAACATCAGCCCCTACACCGTGAACACGCATCGCGACAACCTGCGCCGCAAGCTGGGTGCGCACAACGGCGCGCAACTGGCCTCCTGCCGGGCCACGCTGCACGCCGGTGATGCGCCGCAGGCGGCCATGGGCAGCAAGTTCTGA
- a CDS encoding iron-containing alcohol dehydrogenase: protein MAQILYITNILIDFGVLSQLQAECERVGIRRPLIVTDAGVKAAGLLDKATAALPGLQPAVFDQTPSNPTEAAVRAAVAVYQSQGCDGLIALGGGSAIDCAKGVAIACTHEGPLKTYATIEGGSLKITDRVPPLIAVPTTAGTGSEVARGAIVIVDDGRKLGFHSWHLVPKTALLDPELTLGLPPMLTAATGMDAIAHCMETFMAPPFNPPADGIGLDGLARGWAHIERATKDGQDRDARLNMMSASMQGAMAFQKGLGCVHSLSHSLGGVNPRLHHGTLNAVFLPAVIRFNAEAESMKKDKRLQRMAHAMGLGSGSDVAEAVTDMNARLGLPTGLAAMGVTPDLFDKVIEGAMADHCHKTNPRLASAEDYRAMLQAAL, encoded by the coding sequence TTGGCCCAGATCCTCTACATCACCAACATCCTGATCGACTTCGGTGTGCTCTCGCAGTTGCAGGCCGAGTGCGAGCGCGTGGGCATTCGCCGCCCGCTCATCGTGACCGACGCCGGCGTGAAGGCCGCCGGCCTGCTGGACAAGGCCACCGCCGCCCTGCCCGGCTTGCAGCCCGCGGTGTTCGACCAGACGCCGTCGAACCCGACCGAGGCGGCCGTGCGCGCTGCCGTGGCGGTGTACCAGTCGCAGGGTTGTGACGGGCTCATCGCCCTGGGTGGCGGCAGCGCCATCGACTGCGCCAAAGGTGTGGCGATTGCCTGCACCCACGAAGGCCCGCTCAAGACCTACGCCACCATCGAAGGCGGCTCTCTCAAGATCACCGACCGGGTCCCTCCGCTGATTGCCGTGCCCACGACGGCGGGCACCGGCAGCGAGGTGGCACGCGGTGCCATCGTGATCGTGGACGACGGCCGCAAGCTCGGTTTCCACAGCTGGCACCTCGTGCCGAAAACCGCCCTGCTCGACCCCGAACTCACGCTCGGCCTGCCGCCCATGCTCACCGCGGCCACCGGCATGGACGCCATCGCCCACTGCATGGAAACCTTCATGGCGCCGCCGTTCAACCCACCGGCCGACGGCATTGGTCTCGATGGCCTGGCGCGTGGCTGGGCGCACATCGAGCGCGCCACCAAAGACGGCCAGGACCGCGACGCGCGCCTGAACATGATGAGCGCCAGCATGCAGGGCGCCATGGCGTTTCAAAAGGGCCTGGGCTGCGTGCATTCGCTCAGCCACAGCCTGGGCGGCGTCAACCCGCGCCTGCACCACGGCACGCTCAACGCGGTGTTCCTGCCCGCCGTGATCCGCTTCAACGCCGAGGCCGAGTCGATGAAGAAGGACAAGCGCCTGCAGCGCATGGCCCACGCCATGGGACTGGGCAGCGGGAGTGATGTGGCCGAAGCCGTGACCGACATGAACGCCCGGCTGGGCCTGCCCACCGGCCTGGCCGCCATGGGTGTGACGCCCGACCTGTTCGACAAGGTCATTGAAGGCGCGATGGCCGACCACTGCCACAAGACCAACCCCCGCCTGGCCAGCGCCGAGGACTACCGCGCGATGCTGCAGGCCGCCTTGTAA